One genomic window of Sphingobacterium oryzagri includes the following:
- a CDS encoding ABC transporter ATP-binding protein translates to MEQNILIQIEDIGREYIIGSERIHALKSVSLLIKKGEFVALMGPSGSGKSTLMNILGCLDTPSKGTYMLNGINVSDMSENELAEVRNKEIGFVFQTFNLLPKNTALENVALPLIYAGFSKKKREEQAMKALTDVGLENRVDHRPNELSGGQRQRVAVARALINDPSIILADEPTGNLDTKTSIEIMGLMENIHAKGNTIILVTHEEDIAQHAHRIVRMRDGLIEDDYRNENIKSVLPRLDALQKKGDDFEKI, encoded by the coding sequence ATGGAGCAAAATATTTTAATCCAGATTGAAGATATCGGCCGAGAATACATTATTGGCTCCGAGCGGATCCATGCCTTAAAATCTGTTTCTCTGCTCATTAAAAAAGGAGAATTTGTGGCATTAATGGGTCCTTCTGGTTCTGGAAAGTCTACGCTTATGAATATTCTAGGTTGCTTGGATACGCCTAGCAAGGGCACGTATATGCTCAACGGAATAAATGTTTCCGATATGTCTGAAAACGAACTCGCCGAGGTACGCAATAAAGAAATCGGTTTTGTGTTCCAAACATTTAACCTTCTTCCCAAAAATACCGCGTTGGAAAACGTAGCGCTTCCGCTTATCTACGCCGGCTTTAGTAAGAAAAAAAGGGAAGAACAAGCCATGAAGGCGCTGACCGATGTCGGACTGGAAAATCGTGTAGACCACCGACCAAATGAATTATCGGGCGGTCAACGGCAGCGCGTAGCCGTGGCACGCGCGTTAATCAACGACCCTTCTATTATTTTGGCCGATGAGCCAACCGGAAATTTAGATACTAAAACATCGATTGAGATCATGGGACTCATGGAAAATATACATGCTAAAGGCAATACGATCATATTGGTAACACATGAAGAAGACATTGCGCAACATGCACACCGGATTGTCAGGATGCGCGATGGCCTCATTGAGGATGATTATCGGAATGAAAACATCAAATCTGTGCTTCCCCGGCTGGATGCGCTTCAAAAAAAGGGTGATGATTTTGAGAAAATTTAA
- the trpA gene encoding tryptophan synthase subunit alpha: protein MNENLFKDKQDRLLSIYYTAGYPTLDSTINIAEELEKSGADFLEIGFPYSDPVADGPVIQNSSEIALKNGMNLTLLFEQLKELRSRVTIPVFLMGYCNPVLQYGVENFCKSCAEVGVNGVIIPDLPMYEYEDLYQETFLQYGISNIFLVTPQTSTDRIHKIDKLSNSFIYLLSSNATTGKNLEVGESSTAYFQRLKDMNLNNPLVIGFGISNSKTFRQATDYAKGAIIGTAFVKLLAEEDYLSKIKSFIADIKS, encoded by the coding sequence GTGAACGAAAACCTATTTAAAGACAAGCAAGACCGGCTGCTTTCTATCTATTATACGGCGGGCTACCCTACATTGGATAGCACGATCAACATTGCCGAAGAACTGGAAAAATCGGGTGCTGATTTTTTGGAAATTGGCTTTCCATATTCTGATCCCGTGGCCGATGGCCCCGTGATTCAAAACAGTTCAGAAATTGCGCTTAAAAACGGCATGAATTTAACCTTACTGTTTGAGCAACTAAAAGAATTACGATCACGGGTTACTATTCCTGTGTTCTTGATGGGGTATTGCAATCCCGTTTTGCAATACGGTGTAGAAAATTTTTGTAAATCTTGTGCAGAAGTTGGCGTCAATGGTGTTATCATTCCCGATTTGCCGATGTATGAGTACGAAGATTTATATCAAGAAACCTTTCTCCAGTATGGCATAAGCAATATTTTTTTAGTCACGCCGCAAACCTCTACCGACAGAATCCATAAGATTGATAAGCTCTCGAACAGCTTTATCTATCTGCTATCATCTAACGCCACAACGGGCAAAAACCTCGAAGTAGGTGAATCGTCTACCGCTTACTTTCAGCGTTTAAAAGATATGAACCTCAACAACCCGCTTGTGATTGGTTTTGGTATTTCCAACAGCAAAACATTTCGCCAAGCGACGGATTATGCAAAAGGTGCCATCATCGGTACGGCCTTTGTCAAACTATTGGCAGAAGAAGATTATCTTTCAAAGATTAAAAGTTTCATCGCGGATATCAAATCCTAA
- the trpB gene encoding tryptophan synthase subunit beta produces MSKYQVNEKGYYGPFGGAYIPEMLYPNVEELQQRYLDIIHEESFQQEFHSLLKDYVGRPSPLYYAKRFSEKYGAHIFLKREDLNHTGAHKINNTIGQILLAERLGKKRIIAETGAGQHGVATATVCALKGLECVVYMGEIDIQRQAPNVARMKMMGATVVAAQSGSKTLKDATNEALRDWINNPVDTHYIIGSVVGPHPYPDLVARFQSIISEETKKQLLEKTGNSKPDYVLACVGGGSNAAGMFYHFLDDEDVKLIAVEAAGHGVDSGESAATTALGKDGVLHGSRSILMQTADGQVIEPYSISAGLDYPGIGPQHAWLFKSGRGQYVSITDDEAMQAGLRLTKLEGIIPAIESSHALAYLEKMTFKGDENVVICLSGRGDKDLDNYMKYFGF; encoded by the coding sequence ATGAGCAAATATCAAGTTAACGAAAAAGGATACTACGGCCCTTTTGGTGGGGCTTATATCCCGGAGATGCTTTATCCGAATGTGGAAGAGCTTCAACAACGATACTTAGACATCATCCACGAAGAAAGCTTCCAACAGGAGTTTCATTCCCTGCTAAAAGATTATGTAGGTCGCCCATCGCCTCTATATTACGCCAAGCGATTTTCAGAGAAGTATGGTGCTCATATTTTTCTGAAAAGAGAAGATCTCAACCATACCGGTGCGCACAAAATCAACAATACCATTGGCCAGATTTTGCTCGCAGAGCGTTTAGGCAAAAAAAGGATTATTGCGGAGACAGGTGCCGGACAACACGGTGTAGCTACCGCTACCGTTTGTGCATTAAAAGGTCTGGAATGCGTGGTGTATATGGGCGAAATCGATATTCAACGCCAAGCGCCCAATGTAGCGCGCATGAAGATGATGGGCGCTACGGTTGTTGCGGCACAATCGGGCAGTAAAACGTTGAAAGATGCGACCAACGAAGCACTTCGGGACTGGATTAACAATCCGGTAGACACGCATTACATCATCGGTTCTGTCGTAGGTCCACATCCTTATCCGGATCTTGTTGCGCGGTTTCAATCTATTATATCCGAAGAAACAAAAAAGCAACTGCTGGAGAAAACGGGTAATAGCAAACCGGATTATGTATTGGCCTGCGTTGGCGGAGGATCAAACGCGGCCGGCATGTTTTATCACTTTCTCGATGACGAAGACGTGAAACTTATTGCGGTAGAAGCGGCGGGACATGGCGTCGACAGCGGCGAAAGTGCCGCGACAACAGCGCTCGGCAAAGATGGTGTACTGCACGGTAGCCGATCGATATTGATGCAGACCGCAGACGGACAGGTAATCGAGCCTTATTCTATTTCGGCTGGTTTAGATTATCCGGGTATTGGTCCGCAACATGCCTGGTTGTTCAAGAGCGGCAGAGGGCAATATGTAAGCATCACCGACGATGAAGCTATGCAAGCCGGCTTGCGCTTAACGAAGCTGGAAGGTATTATTCCCGCGATAGAAAGTTCCCACGCGCTGGCTTATCTAGAGAAGATGACTTTCAAAGGCGACGAGAATGTCGTGATCTGCTTATCAGGAAGAGGCGATAAAGACCTAGACAATTACATGAAATATTTTGGATTTTAA
- a CDS encoding phosphoribosylanthranilate isomerase: MAALQIKVCGMRDPENIRQIAALSIDYLGFIFYAKSSRYTAQLPDLSAIPPHIKKIGVFVNATAAAINEKIAQGLDGVQLHGQESPALCASLKSENIIVIKAFGIDQDFNWQTLEPYLQVADYFLFDTKSNQHGGTGQHFDWSILANYPFQKSYFLSGGLSLDNMQAAASMNDSRLIGLDLNSRFESAPALKDSNRIIQALKIINNEQISS, translated from the coding sequence ATGGCAGCACTTCAAATCAAAGTATGCGGTATGCGCGACCCGGAAAACATCAGGCAAATCGCTGCGCTGTCTATAGACTATCTGGGATTTATCTTCTATGCGAAGTCGAGCCGCTACACCGCGCAACTGCCGGACCTTTCGGCCATACCGCCACATATTAAAAAAATCGGCGTGTTTGTCAATGCTACGGCGGCGGCTATAAACGAAAAAATAGCGCAGGGACTAGATGGCGTACAATTGCACGGCCAGGAGTCGCCTGCGCTGTGCGCAAGCCTAAAAAGCGAGAACATCATCGTGATAAAAGCCTTTGGCATTGATCAGGATTTTAATTGGCAAACGCTCGAGCCGTATCTCCAAGTGGCTGATTACTTCTTATTCGATACGAAGAGCAACCAGCATGGTGGCACAGGACAGCATTTTGACTGGTCCATCTTAGCAAACTATCCTTTCCAAAAATCCTATTTTTTGAGCGGAGGTTTATCTTTAGACAATATGCAGGCGGCGGCATCGATGAACGATTCCCGATTGATCGGGTTAGACTTAAACTCGCGGTTTGAATCTGCGCCAGCACTAAAAGATAGTAACAGAATAATACAAGCCTTGAAAATAATCAACAATGAGCAAATATCAAGTTAA
- a CDS encoding KdsC family phosphatase yields MILQEFSKIKALFLDVDGVLTDGTVLVTESGEQMRRFSIKDGYAIQLAMKVGLEIVVISGGKSQGVLKRLQGLGVKEVHLAVADKWSLLQELLLKYNWDKAEVAFMGDDIPDYTCMAHVGLALCPQDAVEEIKTLSGYVSPKRGGEGCVRDVLEKMLRLKGLWNMETGIKSV; encoded by the coding sequence ATGATTTTACAAGAATTTTCGAAGATAAAGGCGCTGTTTTTGGACGTAGACGGTGTGCTGACGGACGGTACGGTGTTGGTAACAGAATCGGGCGAGCAAATGCGTCGCTTTTCGATTAAAGATGGCTACGCGATCCAGCTAGCGATGAAAGTTGGTTTGGAAATCGTGGTGATAAGTGGTGGCAAATCGCAAGGTGTCTTAAAAAGGTTGCAGGGTTTGGGTGTGAAGGAAGTGCATCTTGCTGTTGCTGATAAATGGAGTTTACTGCAAGAACTGTTGTTAAAATATAATTGGGATAAAGCAGAGGTAGCTTTTATGGGAGATGATATTCCTGATTATACTTGTATGGCTCATGTGGGTTTGGCGTTGTGTCCGCAGGATGCGGTGGAAGAAATCAAAACACTCTCGGGCTATGTTTCGCCGAAGCGTGGAGGAGAAGGCTGTGTACGCGATGTATTGGAAAAGATGTTGCGGCTCAAAGGTCTTTGGAATATGGAAACTGGAATAAAAAGTGTCTAA
- a CDS encoding Maf family protein, with translation MLIDKLSTIRIVLGSQSPRRKELLGNLGIDFQVLVKETDESFDPALSPAEIVKSIAINKLLAFDSAEFANAMVITADTVVVFDSHILGKPKDNVEAIDTLMKLQGNAHQVMTAVALAYKGEQYSFVETTDVNLYPLTFDEIQHYVNQFLPLDKAGSYGIQEWFGLVGIQSIQGSYENVVGLPTARLYQEIKKIVG, from the coding sequence ATGTTGATCGATAAATTAAGTACTATTCGAATCGTTTTGGGCTCACAATCGCCACGACGTAAAGAACTGCTGGGAAACCTCGGGATAGATTTTCAGGTGTTGGTAAAAGAAACCGATGAAAGCTTTGATCCTGCGCTTTCGCCAGCGGAAATTGTAAAATCTATTGCGATAAATAAATTGTTGGCTTTTGATTCTGCGGAATTTGCAAACGCGATGGTGATCACCGCAGATACCGTGGTGGTATTCGACAGTCATATCCTAGGTAAGCCAAAAGATAATGTAGAAGCAATAGATACGTTGATGAAATTGCAGGGAAATGCACATCAGGTCATGACCGCTGTTGCATTAGCGTATAAAGGTGAGCAGTATAGTTTCGTAGAGACGACAGACGTCAATTTATATCCGTTGACGTTTGACGAAATACAGCACTATGTAAATCAATTTCTGCCGTTAGATAAGGCCGGTTCTTATGGTATTCAGGAATGGTTCGGTTTGGTTGGTATCCAATCTATCCAAGGATCGTATGAAAATGTGGTAGGATTGCCTACCGCGCGTTTGTACCAGGAAATCAAAAAAATTGTTGGCTAA
- a CDS encoding lysophospholipid acyltransferase family protein, with the protein MVRILRKLHRYAYLASVLFFFLLGYPFLKLYAKNPKKNYRKIAKLRRWISLAGMYTAGIRIKVHYEKPLDWNRNYIFCPNHTSILDITVLTFLCKQPFSFMGKVELLANPITRIFFETIDIPVKRDSKISSFKAYKRALELLAENKSLVIFPEGKIDDHFPPMLHPFKSGPFRLATENNIPIVPVVIQNAWNILWDDGNRFGSRPGIIHVHVLAPIATEPYGKENTALLELTVYKKMKENWDIYNKS; encoded by the coding sequence ATGGTCAGGATATTAAGAAAATTACATCGCTACGCTTACCTCGCTTCCGTTTTATTTTTCTTTCTATTGGGCTATCCGTTTCTTAAGCTTTACGCTAAAAATCCCAAGAAAAACTACCGTAAAATCGCGAAGCTACGACGATGGATAAGTCTGGCGGGCATGTATACCGCCGGTATACGAATCAAGGTACATTATGAAAAACCACTGGATTGGAATAGAAACTATATATTTTGTCCAAACCATACCTCAATTTTAGATATCACCGTACTGACGTTTTTGTGCAAACAGCCCTTTTCCTTTATGGGAAAAGTTGAATTGCTGGCCAATCCGATTACCCGAATTTTCTTTGAAACCATTGATATTCCGGTGAAACGCGACAGCAAAATTTCGTCTTTTAAGGCTTATAAACGCGCGCTGGAGCTCCTCGCCGAAAACAAATCACTGGTGATCTTCCCTGAAGGTAAAATCGACGACCATTTTCCCCCGATGCTGCACCCGTTCAAGTCCGGCCCGTTTCGGTTGGCCACAGAAAACAATATTCCCATCGTGCCCGTTGTTATCCAAAATGCCTGGAACATCCTTTGGGATGACGGAAATCGCTTTGGTTCGCGACCAGGTATCATACATGTGCATGTGCTTGCACCAATTGCAACAGAACCTTACGGAAAAGAAAATACTGCGCTGTTGGAACTCACCGTCTACAAGAAGATGAAAGAAAATTGGGATATCTATAATAAATCGTAA
- the trpD gene encoding anthranilate phosphoribosyltransferase, producing MKEILTHLFEYKTFTKDEAYNILTNIATGKYDTHQIAAFMTAYGMRSIRVEELSGFRNAMYDLCVQLEFPGYDLIDLCGTGGDGKNTFNISTLASFVVAGAGYHVAKHGNVGVSSGCGSSNVMEYLGYTFTNDHSALTRQLEEAGICFLHAPLFHPAMKTVAPIRRALGVKTFFNMLGPLTNPANPKYQAVGVFSLELARLYNYLYQNTGKQYSIVHALDGYDEISLTGDFKIIDNQGEKYYTVEDLGFTTVQAGALAGGNNVEEAAKIFQTIINGQGDHVQNNVVLTNAAFAIKTIHPEKTFGDCYYEAETALLGKKALASFNKLIQA from the coding sequence ATGAAAGAGATTCTCACTCATTTATTTGAGTATAAAACGTTTACAAAAGACGAGGCTTATAACATCCTCACCAATATTGCCACGGGCAAATATGATACGCATCAAATAGCTGCATTTATGACGGCGTACGGCATGCGTAGCATTCGCGTAGAAGAATTGAGCGGCTTCCGAAATGCGATGTATGATCTGTGTGTGCAGTTAGAATTTCCCGGATACGATTTGATCGATCTGTGCGGCACCGGTGGCGACGGCAAAAACACGTTCAATATCTCGACGCTTGCTTCGTTTGTTGTTGCAGGAGCAGGCTATCACGTAGCCAAACATGGCAATGTAGGCGTTTCTTCCGGATGCGGCTCCTCCAACGTGATGGAATACTTGGGTTACACCTTTACCAACGACCATAGCGCATTGACACGCCAGCTGGAAGAAGCCGGTATCTGTTTTCTGCACGCACCACTTTTTCATCCGGCGATGAAGACGGTGGCCCCCATCCGCAGAGCATTGGGCGTAAAGACATTTTTCAATATGCTTGGCCCGCTCACCAACCCGGCAAATCCAAAATACCAGGCCGTCGGTGTTTTTAGTTTGGAGCTGGCGCGCCTATACAACTACCTTTATCAAAACACCGGTAAACAATATAGCATTGTACACGCCTTAGATGGCTACGATGAAATTTCGCTAACAGGCGATTTCAAAATTATCGACAATCAAGGCGAAAAATACTACACGGTGGAAGATCTTGGGTTTACGACGGTACAGGCCGGCGCGCTGGCCGGAGGAAACAACGTCGAAGAAGCAGCGAAAATATTCCAAACGATTATCAACGGTCAGGGTGATCATGTGCAAAACAATGTGGTACTCACCAACGCGGCATTCGCGATAAAAACTATACATCCGGAAAAAACATTTGGCGATTGCTACTACGAAGCGGAAACCGCCTTGCTAGGCAAAAAGGCACTGGCTAGTTTTAATAAGCTCATCCAAGCATAA
- a CDS encoding DUF2795 domain-containing protein: protein MYWTLELASHLEDAPWPATKDELIDYAIRSGAPVEVIENLQALEDDGEPYENIEEIWPDYPTKDDFFFNEDEY from the coding sequence ATGTATTGGACACTAGAATTAGCATCACATTTGGAAGATGCACCATGGCCAGCAACTAAAGATGAGTTAATTGACTATGCTATTCGCTCAGGCGCTCCGGTAGAGGTTATTGAAAACCTTCAAGCCTTAGAGGACGACGGCGAGCCATATGAAAACATCGAAGAGATTTGGCCAGACTATCCTACCAAGGATGACTTCTTTTTCAACGAAGACGAGTATTAA
- the floA gene encoding flotillin-like protein FloA (flotillin-like protein involved in membrane lipid rafts), whose product MDSGISLILIIVGGVVAFFLLLYLLPVNLWFTAQLSNVKISLLNLVLMRLRKVPPSLVTNAMITSTKAGLRITSNEIETHYLAGGNVNKVIKALISADKANIPLDFKLATAIDLAGRDVFDAVQLSVNPQVINTPPVAAVAKDGIQLIAKARVTVRANINQLVGGAGEETILARVGEGIVTTIGSSVNHKEVLENPDRISKTVLSKGLDSGTAFEILSIDIADIDIGENVGAKLQTDQAEADLKVANARAEERRAMAVANEQEMRAKAQEAKAKVIEAESQVPMAMAEAFRNGNLGIMDYYKMQNIQADTDMRSSISKPSAGDKKG is encoded by the coding sequence ATGGATTCTGGAATTAGCTTGATTTTGATTATTGTTGGTGGTGTTGTTGCGTTTTTCCTTTTGTTGTACCTCTTGCCGGTTAATTTGTGGTTTACGGCACAGCTTTCTAACGTAAAAATTAGCCTACTCAATTTAGTGCTTATGCGTTTACGTAAGGTACCACCATCGTTGGTTACCAATGCCATGATCACTTCAACAAAAGCTGGTCTGCGAATTACGTCCAACGAGATAGAAACGCATTACCTTGCCGGTGGCAATGTTAATAAAGTCATTAAAGCGTTAATTTCAGCAGATAAAGCCAATATTCCTTTAGATTTTAAGTTAGCAACAGCGATTGATTTGGCCGGGCGCGACGTGTTTGACGCGGTGCAGCTTTCGGTAAATCCGCAAGTCATCAATACGCCGCCTGTGGCTGCGGTTGCCAAAGACGGTATACAATTGATCGCCAAAGCCCGCGTAACAGTGCGCGCTAATATTAACCAACTTGTTGGTGGTGCTGGTGAAGAAACTATTTTAGCCCGGGTTGGTGAAGGTATCGTAACCACAATCGGTTCGTCGGTAAATCATAAAGAAGTTTTAGAAAATCCAGATCGTATTTCCAAAACGGTTCTGTCCAAAGGTTTGGATTCGGGTACCGCTTTTGAGATTTTATCTATTGATATTGCCGATATTGATATCGGTGAAAATGTCGGTGCAAAATTGCAAACCGACCAGGCTGAGGCTGATTTGAAAGTCGCTAATGCACGTGCGGAAGAACGTCGGGCCATGGCCGTTGCAAATGAGCAGGAAATGCGTGCAAAAGCACAAGAAGCGAAAGCAAAAGTGATTGAAGCCGAGTCGCAGGTGCCTATGGCTATGGCAGAGGCATTTCGCAATGGCAACCTGGGCATTATGGATTATTATAAAATGCAGAATATCCAGGCGGATACCGATATGCGATCGTCTATTTCTAAACCGTCTGCCGGCGACAAGAAAGGATAG
- a CDS encoding copper ion binding protein: MNIFSKGAFILLFLHITFAAFAQSNSSITFDVAGNCGLCKQRIEKAAKIKGVSEANWDIQSHQATVSFDPEKTSATAIKQAIAAAGHDTDEAKAPDEVYNNLHECCLYERMKPQTETPGKISFEVAGNCGLCKQRIEKAAKIDGVTEANWDIQTNIASVSFDPEKTSATAIKQAIADVGHDTDEIRAKDEVYEKLHECCLYQRLDSGEQMHNTHAASPAGVKKHIVRGVVVQENGKGELTPIPGVNITWAEGNKIQVQTNANGVFDIAHEQDNKRLIVSFAGMKADTITVKNTAEVLVIHAKDNVLAEVVVTRQQRSNYISKLSPNRVEMITEKELFKAACCDLSESFETNASVDVVNSDAVTGAQQIQLLGLSGVYTQLTVENLPGPRGFASTQGLNSLAGPWIESIQISKGMGSVANGFESMSGQINVELKKPNNTDRLFFNAYANNMGRTDVNLNLAQKINDKWSVGILLHDNFMYNKRLNFSNNGFRDMPVGNVFSGINRWHYENGKGLIAQFGIKYLSDDRTGGEIDFNENTDRNTTNRYGLGFDIDRVEGFAKIGYVFPNHKLRSIGLQLSGSHYKQDSYFGLTSYNNEQNSGYANLLYQDVIGSVKHKYRAGLSVSYDNYHENIVNQLFNRTEAVSGAFVEYTYAPSEKFDAVLGLRQDYNSIYGWFTTPRAVLRYTPTATTAIRLSSGRGQRTANIFAENIGIFASSRQINYNSLANTDGTAYGLLPEVSWNTGLAFDQDFQLLGRVAGFSLELFHNNFSNQVVVDWENPQAVSFYNLSGKSFSNSLQTDFHFMPLPNLETRLAYRLLDVQTDYAAGRLQKPLTAKHRGFANLAYSLTSGWSFDYTLNVVGPKRIPSTASNPPAYQLADYSDTYVTMNAQVSKSLGKAKNLTVYVGGENLTNFFQKNPILAFDDPFGQNFDTNLLWGPVTGRLFYAGLRYNLK, encoded by the coding sequence ATGAACATTTTTTCAAAAGGAGCGTTTATCCTCCTATTTCTCCATATAACATTTGCGGCTTTTGCGCAAAGCAACAGTAGTATCACCTTTGACGTGGCCGGAAATTGCGGTCTTTGTAAACAGCGCATCGAGAAAGCCGCTAAAATTAAGGGTGTATCCGAAGCCAACTGGGATATACAAAGTCATCAAGCCACCGTGTCTTTCGATCCGGAAAAAACATCTGCAACGGCAATCAAACAAGCCATTGCTGCTGCCGGACATGATACCGATGAAGCTAAAGCGCCAGACGAAGTCTACAACAACTTGCACGAATGCTGTCTTTACGAACGAATGAAACCGCAAACGGAAACGCCGGGCAAAATTAGCTTTGAAGTAGCCGGAAACTGTGGCTTATGCAAACAGCGTATCGAAAAAGCCGCGAAAATCGACGGCGTAACCGAAGCCAATTGGGATATACAGACTAATATAGCGAGCGTATCCTTCGATCCGGAAAAAACATCTGCTACGGCAATCAAACAAGCGATTGCTGATGTAGGGCACGATACCGATGAAATACGCGCCAAAGACGAGGTCTATGAAAAGCTACACGAATGCTGCCTGTATCAACGTTTGGATTCTGGTGAACAAATGCACAATACGCATGCAGCTTCTCCAGCCGGCGTTAAGAAACATATTGTGCGCGGTGTAGTGGTTCAGGAAAATGGCAAAGGCGAACTCACGCCTATTCCGGGTGTTAATATCACGTGGGCGGAAGGCAACAAAATCCAGGTACAAACCAATGCGAATGGTGTATTCGATATTGCGCACGAACAAGACAACAAACGATTAATCGTGAGCTTCGCAGGCATGAAGGCCGATACAATCACCGTCAAAAACACGGCAGAAGTACTCGTTATCCACGCCAAAGATAACGTTTTAGCCGAGGTTGTCGTGACCAGACAACAACGATCAAACTATATATCCAAACTATCGCCCAATCGTGTAGAGATGATTACCGAAAAGGAGTTGTTTAAAGCGGCTTGTTGTGACCTGAGCGAAAGCTTTGAAACAAACGCTTCTGTTGATGTCGTAAACAGCGATGCGGTAACCGGCGCACAGCAAATACAATTGTTAGGATTAAGTGGTGTGTATACCCAGCTCACCGTCGAAAATCTTCCCGGGCCTCGGGGTTTTGCTTCAACGCAAGGTTTGAACAGCCTGGCTGGTCCGTGGATAGAATCCATACAGATTAGTAAAGGAATGGGCTCGGTGGCCAATGGGTTTGAGAGCATGTCCGGACAAATAAACGTCGAACTTAAAAAACCGAATAACACGGATCGCTTATTTTTCAATGCGTATGCTAACAATATGGGGCGTACCGACGTTAACCTCAACCTCGCACAAAAAATCAACGATAAATGGTCGGTAGGCATCTTGCTGCACGACAATTTCATGTACAATAAAAGACTAAATTTCAGCAACAACGGCTTTCGTGACATGCCCGTCGGCAATGTCTTTTCAGGCATCAATCGGTGGCATTATGAAAATGGAAAGGGCCTGATTGCTCAATTTGGCATCAAGTATTTGAGTGACGACCGTACTGGTGGCGAAATCGATTTTAACGAAAACACCGATAGAAACACCACGAATCGCTATGGACTTGGTTTTGACATCGACCGCGTCGAGGGTTTTGCAAAAATAGGTTATGTATTTCCCAACCATAAACTTCGAAGCATCGGTTTGCAACTATCGGGCTCGCATTATAAACAAGACAGCTATTTTGGGTTAACAAGTTACAATAACGAGCAGAATAGCGGCTACGCGAACCTGTTGTATCAAGATGTCATTGGCAGTGTAAAACATAAATATAGAGCAGGTTTATCGGTTAGTTATGACAATTACCATGAAAACATCGTGAACCAGTTGTTTAATCGTACAGAAGCTGTCTCCGGTGCTTTTGTCGAATACACGTATGCACCTAGCGAAAAATTTGATGCGGTTTTAGGTCTTCGTCAAGATTACAACAGCATATATGGTTGGTTTACCACACCACGCGCTGTGTTGCGATACACGCCTACAGCGACCACGGCCATCCGACTGAGCTCCGGTCGAGGACAGCGCACGGCGAATATCTTTGCCGAAAACATCGGAATCTTCGCCTCTAGCCGTCAAATAAACTACAATAGTCTAGCAAACACCGATGGTACGGCATATGGCTTACTCCCCGAAGTATCGTGGAACACTGGCCTGGCTTTCGATCAGGATTTTCAGCTATTGGGCAGAGTAGCGGGTTTCTCTTTAGAGTTATTCCATAACAATTTCAGTAATCAGGTGGTTGTTGATTGGGAAAATCCACAAGCCGTATCCTTTTATAATCTCTCCGGTAAATCCTTTTCAAATAGTTTACAAACCGATTTCCACTTTATGCCGCTCCCTAATCTGGAAACGCGACTTGCCTATCGGTTGCTCGACGTACAAACTGACTATGCGGCTGGAAGACTACAAAAGCCGCTGACCGCCAAGCATCGTGGTTTTGCCAATCTGGCGTACAGCTTGACCAGCGGCTGGAGCTTTGACTACACGCTAAACGTCGTGGGGCCAAAACGTATTCCATCAACAGCTAGCAATCCTCCGGCTTATCAACTAGCCGACTACTCGGATACCTATGTCACGATGAATGCACAAGTGAGCAAAAGCTTAGGAAAAGCAAAAAATCTGACAGTATATGTCGGTGGAGAAAATCTAACGAATTTCTTTCAAAAGAATCCAATCTTAGCATTTGACGATCCTTTTGGTCAAAACTTTGACACCAACCTGCTTTGGGGACCTGTCACCGGTCGGTTATTCTATGCCGGTCTGCGGTACAATTTAAAATAG